A genomic segment from Actinomyces lilanjuaniae encodes:
- the aceE gene encoding pyruvate dehydrogenase (acetyl-transferring), homodimeric type — MSPSSDSTPLIDGLLTKVTDNDPEETREWRESLDALITEKGGPRARFVLLSMLAEARQKNVTVPTQLTTPYVNTINVADEPYFPGDEDLERTYRRWLRWNAAVMVTRAQRPGVGVGGHISSYASTATLYEVGFNHFFRGKDHPGGGDHVFFQGHASPGNYARAFIEGRLSEADLDGFRQEVSHPAHGHGRGLPSYPHPRRMEDFWEFPTVSMGLGPAEAIYQAWFDKYLSGSGIKDTSAQHTWAFLGDGEMDEPESRGMLQLAASQQLDNLTFVINCNLQRLDGPVRGNGKIIQELEAFFRGAGWNVIKVIWGRGWDQLLAADKDHALEHLMMETLDGDYQTFKANDGAYVREHFFGRDPRTASLVKDWTDDQIWALQRGGNDYRKMYAAYKAATEHKGQPTVILAHTVKGYMLGSHFAGRNATHQMKKLGINDLKGLRDRLHIPLTDAQLEADPSFPPYYRPADDDPALLYMLERRRQLGGFLPERRDAGTELELPGDRPYEILKSGSGRQEVATTMAFVRLLKELIKDKGIGRRLVPIVPDESRTFGLESLFPTKKIFNTQGQNYTPVDADMMLSYRESSSGQLMHTGINEAGSAALFQVVGTSYATHGQPMIPVYIFYSMFGFQRTGDQFWAAGDQLARGFIIGATAGRTTLTGEGTQHMDGHSPLISATNEAVVTYDPGYAYEIRHIVRDALERWYGPDSGRNRDVMYYLTVYNEPIHQPAEPEDVDVEGIIRGIHRLEPAPEGEGPEVQLLASGVGLPWIEEARRLLLEDWGVRAATWSVTSWNELRRDALAADRHNLLHPEDQPRTPFLTSRLTGCPGPVIATSDYDHLVPDQVRAWVPGNYYTLGADGFGFSDTRSAARRYYLIDAQSVVVKTLQALVEQGGLDRSVLGEATSRYALHDVNAGSSGNQGGQA, encoded by the coding sequence GTGAGCCCCTCCAGCGACTCCACGCCACTTATTGACGGCCTCCTGACCAAGGTCACCGACAACGACCCTGAGGAGACACGTGAGTGGCGCGAGTCCCTCGACGCCCTGATCACGGAGAAAGGGGGTCCACGAGCACGGTTCGTGCTGCTGTCCATGCTGGCAGAGGCACGACAGAAGAACGTCACCGTGCCGACACAGCTGACGACCCCCTACGTGAACACCATCAACGTCGCCGACGAGCCCTACTTCCCCGGGGACGAAGACCTTGAACGCACCTACCGGCGCTGGCTGCGCTGGAACGCGGCAGTCATGGTGACCCGGGCGCAGCGCCCAGGGGTGGGGGTCGGTGGACACATCTCCTCCTACGCCTCCACCGCCACGCTCTACGAGGTCGGCTTCAACCACTTCTTCCGCGGAAAGGACCACCCCGGAGGCGGCGACCACGTCTTCTTCCAGGGCCACGCCTCCCCCGGGAACTACGCCAGAGCCTTCATTGAGGGACGCCTGAGCGAGGCCGATCTTGACGGCTTTCGCCAGGAGGTCTCGCACCCGGCGCACGGCCATGGCCGCGGCCTACCCTCCTACCCACACCCCCGTCGTATGGAGGACTTCTGGGAGTTCCCCACGGTGTCCATGGGCCTGGGCCCCGCAGAGGCCATCTATCAGGCCTGGTTCGACAAGTACCTGTCCGGCTCAGGTATCAAGGACACCTCTGCTCAGCACACCTGGGCCTTCCTCGGTGACGGCGAGATGGACGAGCCGGAGTCCCGCGGCATGCTCCAGCTCGCTGCCTCCCAGCAGCTGGACAACCTGACCTTTGTCATCAACTGCAACCTGCAGCGCCTGGACGGGCCCGTGCGCGGCAACGGGAAGATCATCCAGGAGCTGGAGGCCTTCTTCAGGGGCGCAGGGTGGAACGTCATCAAGGTGATCTGGGGGCGCGGCTGGGACCAGCTGCTCGCCGCCGACAAGGACCACGCCCTGGAGCACCTCATGATGGAGACCCTCGACGGGGACTACCAGACCTTCAAGGCCAATGACGGCGCCTACGTGCGTGAGCACTTCTTCGGTCGCGATCCCCGTACCGCCTCGCTCGTCAAGGACTGGACCGACGACCAGATCTGGGCGCTGCAGCGCGGGGGCAACGACTACCGCAAGATGTACGCAGCGTACAAGGCCGCAACCGAGCACAAGGGCCAGCCCACGGTGATCCTGGCACACACCGTCAAGGGCTACATGCTCGGGAGCCACTTCGCCGGCCGCAACGCCACCCACCAGATGAAGAAGCTGGGTATCAACGACCTCAAGGGACTGCGCGACCGCCTCCACATCCCGCTCACTGACGCTCAGCTGGAGGCTGATCCTTCGTTCCCGCCGTACTACCGTCCTGCGGACGACGATCCTGCGCTGCTCTACATGCTTGAGCGCCGCCGCCAGCTCGGGGGGTTCCTCCCCGAGCGCAGGGATGCAGGCACCGAGCTGGAGCTACCAGGAGACAGGCCCTACGAGATCCTCAAGTCGGGGTCAGGCAGGCAGGAGGTCGCCACCACCATGGCCTTCGTGCGCCTGCTCAAGGAGCTCATCAAGGACAAGGGCATTGGACGCCGTCTGGTTCCCATCGTCCCGGACGAGTCACGCACCTTCGGCCTGGAGTCGTTGTTCCCGACGAAGAAGATCTTTAACACCCAGGGACAGAACTACACCCCGGTCGACGCGGACATGATGCTGTCCTACCGCGAGTCGTCCTCAGGCCAGCTGATGCACACCGGCATCAATGAGGCCGGATCGGCAGCACTGTTCCAGGTTGTCGGCACTAGCTACGCCACTCACGGCCAGCCGATGATCCCGGTCTACATCTTCTACTCCATGTTCGGCTTCCAGCGCACCGGTGACCAGTTCTGGGCGGCAGGCGACCAGCTGGCCCGCGGCTTCATCATCGGTGCCACAGCAGGGCGCACCACGCTGACCGGCGAGGGCACCCAGCACATGGACGGGCACTCGCCCCTGATCTCGGCCACGAACGAGGCGGTCGTCACTTATGACCCGGGGTACGCTTATGAGATCCGTCATATTGTGCGTGACGCTCTGGAGCGCTGGTACGGCCCCGACTCCGGACGCAACCGTGACGTCATGTACTACCTGACGGTCTACAACGAGCCGATCCACCAGCCCGCCGAGCCTGAGGACGTTGACGTCGAGGGCATTATCCGTGGCATCCACCGCCTGGAACCGGCTCCGGAGGGCGAGGGACCCGAAGTCCAGCTGCTCGCCTCCGGAGTGGGGCTGCCCTGGATCGAGGAGGCGCGACGCCTGCTGCTCGAGGACTGGGGAGTCAGGGCGGCAACATGGTCGGTGACCAGCTGGAACGAGCTGCGCCGCGACGCCCTGGCGGCCGACAGGCACAACCTGCTGCACCCAGAGGACCAGCCCCGCACGCCGTTCCTGACATCGCGACTTACTGGTTGCCCAGGCCCGGTCATCGCTACCAGCGATTACGACCACCTGGTGCCTGACCAGGTTCGGGCATGGGTGCCAGGCAACTACTACACCCTGGGCGCTGACGGCTTCGGCTTCTCCGACACACGCTCAGCAGCCCGCAGGTACTACCTCATTGACGCCCAGTCTGTGGTGGTCAAGACTCTACAGGCCCTTGTCGAGCAGGGAGGTCTGGACCGGTCAGTCCTGGGCGAGGCCACGTCTCGCTACGCCCTGCACGACGTCAACGCAGGCTCCTCCGGCAACCAGGGCGGGCAGGCCTGA
- a CDS encoding DUF3052 domain-containing protein produces MVTTAGGGFGFPSGLVVQEFGYDDDVDLALREVVEAETGMALVDEDYEDVADAALVWWRQEDGDVDDLTDLLVDAKANLEDGAGLIWVLTPKARTRGAVPASEVEEAAATAGLHATSTASMGERWSGTRITTRRR; encoded by the coding sequence GTGGTGACTACAGCGGGCGGAGGCTTCGGCTTCCCCTCCGGCCTCGTTGTGCAGGAGTTTGGCTATGACGACGACGTCGACCTGGCACTGCGCGAGGTGGTCGAGGCCGAGACTGGCATGGCGCTGGTCGACGAGGACTATGAGGACGTCGCTGATGCGGCGCTCGTGTGGTGGAGGCAGGAGGACGGTGACGTCGACGACCTGACCGACCTCCTCGTGGACGCGAAAGCGAATCTTGAGGACGGGGCCGGGCTGATCTGGGTGCTGACTCCCAAGGCTCGTACGAGGGGCGCGGTGCCTGCGTCCGAGGTCGAGGAGGCGGCTGCCACCGCTGGCCTGCACGCTACGTCAACAGCCTCTATGGGTGAGCGCTGGAGCGGGACCAGGATCACAACCCGCAGACGCTGA
- a CDS encoding helix-turn-helix domain-containing protein: MSTSRSHPRRPGAAEPQGENLHRRATAPDNSLRDRQHDESDTPGAAPHSPRVVSHITQTKLRPLTTERRQQVADLYRAGVPVKEIVRQTGVNRSTAYRLCGVAVSYRAV, from the coding sequence ATGTCAACGAGCCGAAGCCACCCCCGTAGGCCAGGTGCAGCAGAGCCGCAAGGCGAGAACCTGCACCGGCGCGCTACCGCACCAGACAACAGCCTGAGGGACCGGCAGCACGATGAGAGTGATACGCCCGGCGCTGCACCTCACTCACCGCGTGTAGTTAGTCACATCACGCAGACGAAGCTTCGACCCCTCACGACGGAGCGGCGCCAGCAGGTGGCCGACCTGTACCGCGCCGGTGTCCCCGTCAAAGAGATCGTCCGGCAGACAGGCGTCAATCGCTCGACAGCCTATCGGTTGTGTGGGGTGGCGGTGTCGTATCGCGCGGTGTAG